The genome window GCACGCTTTGCAGCGAAACGTTTTACCAGAAGACCACGGCGCTTGTTCTTTTCGACTGCGCTCGTCTTAGCCATTTCATATACCTCGCTACGCTTGCCGTTACTGGCGGAAGGGGAAGTTGAAGGCGCGCAGGAGAGCGCGTGCTTCATCATCCGTCTTTGCAGTCGTACAAACGATGATGTCCATGCCCCAGATCTGATCAACCTTGTCGTAGTTGATTTCCGGGAACACAATGTGTTCCTTGATGCCCATGGCAAAATTGCCACGACCGTCAAAGCTTTTTGGATTCAAGCCGCGGAAATCTCGAACGCGCGGAAGCGCAATCGTGATCAGACGGTCGATGAATTCATACATGCGCTCTTTACGAAGGGTGACCTTCGTACCGATCGGCATATTCTCACGAACCTTGAAGGTAGCGATCGAATTGCGCGCACGCGTAATAACCGGCTTCTGACCAGCAATCAATGCCAGATCTTCAGCTGCGACAGTTGGCTTCTTGGAGTCAGCAGTTGCTTCACCAACGCCCATATTGAGGACAACCTTGGTGATGCGTGGGATCTGCATCTCGTTGTCGTATTTGAACTCCTCGAGAAGCGCCTTACGTACTACTTCAAAGTACTGCTTCTTCAGACGGGGTTCGATTTTTGCATCAGCCATCGATCAGATCTCCTGAACGCTTTGCTACACGTACCTTCTTGCCGTCCTCGAGGACCTTGAAGCCAACACGGGTCGGCTTACCATCCTTGTCGGCGATAGCAATATTCGACAGATGGAGCGGCGCTTCTTTCGAAATGATGCCGGCTTCCTGGTTCTGTGTCTGCTTCTGGTGACGCTTGACAACATTGATACCGCGAACGAGCGCCTGCTCGTCCTTCGGCAAAACTTTGATTACTTCGCCGGTACGGCCCTTGTCCTTACCAGCAAGAACGACAACGCGGTCGCCTTTACGGATCTTCTGCATCGTCTGCTCCTTACAAAACTTCTGGAGCCAGCGAGATGATCTTCATGTGGCTCTTTGCGCGAAGTTCGCGCGGAACCGGTCCGAAGATACGCGTGCCGATAGGCTCTTTCTTATTGTCGATCAAAACGGCGGCGTTCTTGTCGAAACGAATAACGCTCCCGTCCGCGCGACGGATGTCCTTGGCGGTGCGAACAACCACCGCCTTCATCACGTCACCTTTTTTTACACGGCCGCGCGGAATTGCTTCCTTGATCGAAACGACAATGATGTCGCCGACCGAAGCATATTTCCGCTTCGAACCGCCCAGCACCTTGATGCACATGACACGACGTGCGCCGGAATTATCCGCCACGTCGAGGTTTGTTTGCATCTGAATCATGACTAGCCGCCTTCTTCTTGTTCAACCGGACTGGGCTTTCCTTGCCCCTCGCGATTGCTGCGTACTTACCTACAGATAATTAGCTCGCCGGGGCGTCTGTAACGACAACCCAACGCTTGTCTTTCGAAATCGGCTTCGATTCCTGGATGGAAACGGCATCGCCGACCTTGAACTGGTTATTCTCATCGTGCGCCTTGTACTTCTTGGACTGGCGCACAGTCTTCTGGAGGAGCGGATGCGAATAGCGCCGCTCGACCTTGACCACAACGGTCTTGTCGTTTTTGTCGCTCACGACAACGCCCTGCAGAATGCGTTTAGGCATGGTTTTCTTCCTTAAGCCTTGCTCTCGACCGCTTTTTGGCGGGCGACAGTCTTGATGCGCGCAATATCACGGCGGATCTGCCGGACGCGAGCGGTTTTTTCCAACTGGCCGGTTGCCTTCTGGAAGCGCAGGTTGAACTGCTCTTTCTTCAGGGAACCCAATTCTTCATTCAACTGATCGAGGCTCATCGCCCGGACATCTGCGGATTTCATAACATCCACCCCTTATTCTGCGATGCGCTGAATAAAGCGCGTCTTGACCGAAAGCTTGGCCGCTCCGAGGCGAAGCGCCTCACGAGCGATTTCTTCCGAAACGCCGTCGAGCTCGAACATGACGCGGCCTGGTGCGACACGGGAAGCCCAATAGTCAACCGAACCCTTACCTTTACCCATGCGGACTTCAGTAGGCTTCGATGTGACCGGTACATCCGGGAAAATCCGGATCCACACACGACCGGCACGTTTCATGTGACGGGTAATTGCACGGCGAGCGGCTTCGATCTCACGCGCCGTAACGCGGTTCGGCTCGAGGGCCTTCAGGCCGAAAGCACCAAAATTAAGATCCGTGCCGCCCTTCGACGCGCCGTGGATACGGCCCTTGAACTGCTTGCGGAACTTTGTGCGCTTAGGCTGCAGCATTGTTCTCTACTCCAAAATTCTCGTTTCCGAAAGACGCTATTTAAGCGTTTTCGCGGCGACGGCCCGAACCCTGATGGCTTGCATCGCCCTCGACAGCACGGCGCTCGGAAGCCATTGGATCGTGTTCAAGGATTTCGCCCTTGAAGACCCAGACCTTGACGCCGCAAATGCCATAAGCGGTATGTGCTTCAGCAGTTCCGTAATCGATATCGGCACGAAGTGTATGCAAAGGCACGCGGCCTTCACGGTACCATTCCATACGAGCAATTTCCGCACCGCCGAGACGGCCCGAGCAATTGATACGAATGCCTTCTGCACCAAGACGCATTGCCGACTGAACGGCGCGCTTCATGGCACGGCGGAATGCAACACGGCGTTCCAGCTGCTGAGCAATGGACTGAGCAACGAGAACCGCATCTGTTTCTGGCTTGCGGACTTCAACGATATTGAGTGCGGCATCTGCATTGGTCATTTCTGACAGCTTGCGGCGCAGCTTCTCGATATCGGCGCCCTTCTTGCCGATGATCAGACCCGGACGTGCAGCGTGGATCGTGACGCGGCACTTCTTGTGCGGACGCTCGATCACCACCTTGGAAATGGCGGCCTGCTTCAGTTCGTCCATCAGATACTTGCGGATCTTCAGGTCTTCATGCAGCAGCTTGCCGTATTCACCTGTGTTCGCGTACCAACGCGAGTCCCAGGTCCGATTGATGCCAAGGCGGAAGCCAATCGGATTAATCTTCTGGCCCATTATGCGGCCTCCCCTTTTTCCTCAGCTTCGCGAACGACGATCGTCAGATGCGAGAATGGCTTCTCGATCCGGCTTGCACGACCGCGACCACGAACATGGAAACGCTTCATCACGACTGACTTGCCAACGTAGGCTTCAGCAACAACCAGAGCATCAACATCCAGGTCATGGTTGTTTTCTGCGTTGGCGATAGCTGATTCGAGAGTCTTTTTCACCGTGCCTGCAATCCGCTTGCGCGAAAATTCCAGATCGGCAAGAGCGGCATTAACCTTCTTGCCACGGATCAGAGCAGCCACCAGATTAAGCTTCTGAGGGCTGATGCGGAGCGTACGGGCAACGGCTTTCGCCTCGTTGTCCTTAAGCTGGCGCGGAGCCTTAGCCTTGCCCATCTTTATTTCCTCTTCGCTTTCTTGTCCGCGCCGTGCCCGTAATAGGTACGCGTCGGGGCGAATTCACCAAACTTGTGTCCGATCATCTCTTCGTTGACCGAAACAGGAACGTGCTTGTTACCGTTGTACACGCCGAACGTCAGACCGACGAACTGCGGCAGGATCGTGGAGCGCCGGCTCCAGATCTTGATAACTTCACTGCGACCGCCCTCACGTACCTTCTCAGCCTTCTTGAGAAGATAGCCATCGATGAACGGGCCTTTCCAAACTGAACGAGCCATTTCAGACTACCTCTCTTACTTCTTGCGCTGATGACGCGAACGAGCGATGAACTTGTCCGTCGACTTATTGGAGCGCGTCTTCTTGCCCTTCGTGGGTTTGCCCCACGGAGAAACTGGATGACGTCCACCCGACGTACGGCCTTCACCACCACCGTGGGGGTGATCGACCGGGTTCATGGCAACACCGCGAACGTGCGGACGCTTACCGAGCCAACGGCTGCGACCTGCCTTGCCAAGGCTGATATTGCCATGGTCAGGATTGGATACTGCACCGACCGTGGCAAAGCACGAACCGTGGACGAGGCGCTGTTCACCTGAATTCAGGCGAAGGATTGCCATGCCCTGGTCGCGGCCAACGAGCTGCGCATAGGTACCGGCGGAGCGAGCGATCTGACCGCCCTTGCCTGGCTTCATCTCCACATTGTGGATGATGGTGCCGACCGGGATCGAAGACAAAGGCATCGCATTGCCCGGCTTTACGTCCGTCTGTGCGCCAGCAATAACGCTGTCGCCAACGGCCAGACGCTGCGGAGCCAGGATGTAGCTCAGCTCGCCATCTTCGTAGCGGATGAGCGCAATGAATGCGGTCCGGTTTGGATCGTATTCAAGGCGTTCAACCTTGGCAGCAACATCGTGCTTGCGACGCTTGAAGTCGACGAAGCGGTATGTGCGCTTGTGTCCGCCACCCTGGTAACGTGCAGTCACGCGACCGGAGTTGTTACGACCACCCTTCGACGACAGACCCTCGGTCAAAGCCTTGACAGGCTTGCCCTTGTAGAGCTCCGAACGGTCCACAATCACCAGCTGACGCTGGCTTGGTGTGGTTGGATTGTATTTTTTGAGTGCCATTGTCTTTACTCCACGGCCCCTCAGAGACCAGTCGAAACATCGATCGACTGGCCTTCGGCGAGCGTCACGACTGCTTTCTTGACATCACTCTGGCGCCCGACGATGCCGCGGAACCGCTTCACCTTGCCTTTGCGCACAGCTGTATTGACTGCCGTAACCTTCACGCGGAACAGCGCTTCGACTGCGGCCTTGATTTCCGGCTTCGTTGCCTTGCGGGCTACGTTGAAGACGACCTGGTTGTTTTCGGAAACCAGGGTCGACTTTTCCGTAATGACCGGGCTGACGATCACGTCGTAGTGGCGAAGATCAGTCATTTGAAACGCTCCTCGAGAGCTTCAACTGCTGCCTTGGAAAGCACGAGCTTGCCACGACGCAGAATGTCGTAAACATTGATGCCCTGGATCGGCAGAACATCGATGTTCGGGATGTTCGAAGCAGCGCGACGGAAATTCGCATCGATCTCGGCACCGCCGATGAGAAGCGCATTTTCGAGGCCAAGCTTGGCGAACTGCGAAACAAGTACCTTTGTCTTGGCTTCGGCCGACAGAAGATCATCGACGATGATCAGGTCGGAAGCCTTGACCTTGGCGGACAGGGCATGACGAAGCGCAAGGGCGCGGACCTTCTTCGGCAGGGCATGATCGTGGCTGTGAACAACCGGACCGTGAGCCTTGCCGCCGCCGCGGAACTGCGGTGCACGTGCCGAATGGTGACGGGCGCGGCCCGTACCCTTCTGCTTGTACATCTTGGCGCCGGTGCGTGCGATTTCCGAACGGCCCTTTGCCTTGTGCGTTCCCTGCTGCTTGCGGGCGAGCTGGTAACGGACCATGCGCTGAAGGATATCGTCGCGCGGCTCAAGACCGAAAATCTCCTCGGAGAGTTTCACCTTGCCGGCATCGACGCCTTCAAGTGTTGTAATCGAAAGGTCCATTATTCGGCTCCCTCAGTTGTCTGCGCCACTTCTGCATCAGACACAGCGGCTGTACCGTTAGCTGCCTGGCGGAGACCAGCTGGCTTCGGAGCATTGTCCGGCAGCGCTACCTTGACGGCATCGCGTACCAGGATCCATGCACCCTTGGAACCAGGAACTGCACCACGAACCAGAATGAGGCCACGATCGAGGTCAGTCGAAACGACTTCGATGTTCTGTGTTGTCACGCGGGTCTGACCCATGTGACCGGCCATCTTCTTGCCCTTGAACACCTTGCCCGGATCCTGACGCTGACCGGTAGAACCGTGAGCGCGGTGGGTGACCGAGTTACCGTGCGTAGCGCGGTGACCGCCGAAGTTATGGCGCTTCATCGAACCGGCAAAACCCTTACCGATCGAAGTACCAGTCACATCGACCTTCTGGCCGGCAACGTAATGTTCGGCAGTGATCTCAACACCGACATCAAGAAGATTGTCGGCAGAGACGCGGAATTCCGCGACTTTCGCCTTTGGCTCAACGGAAGCCGTCGCGAAATGACCGCGCAAGCTCTTCGTTGTATTCTTTACCTTGGCCAGACCAACACCGAGCTGAACGGCAGTGTAGCCATTCTTCTCGACTGTACGCTGAGCCACAACCTGACAATTCTCCATCCGGAGTACTGTCACCGGCACATGCTCGCCTGCGTCGTTATAGACGCGAGTCATGCCCAGCTTCTGTGCAATTACACCTGAACGCATCGGTTCGTCCTTCCGTCCTCAAGCCTTACAGCTTGATCTCGACATCAACACCAGCGGAAAGATCGAGCTTCATCAGCGCGTCTACAGTCTGCGGGGTTGGGTCTACGATATCGAGAAGACGCTTATGTGTGCGCATCTCGAACTGCTCGCGGCTCTTCTTGTCGATGTGCGGCGACCGGTTAACAGTGAACTTCTCGATCCGTGTAGGAAGCGGGATCGGTCCGCGCACGTTGGCACCGGTACGCTTGGCAGTCGACACGATTTCCCGCGTCGAATCGTCAAGGATCCGATGATCAAACGCCTTGAGGCGAATGCGGATGTTTTGACCGTTCATTTCATCTTTTCCTTGTTTAGCGGAGACGCCCTATAGCAGGCGCCTCTGCATAAAACCTTAATTTTACTCAATGATCGACGATACGATGCCTGCACCGACGGTGCGGCCACCTTCACGGATAGCGAAGCGCAGCTTCTCTTCCATCGCGATCGGCACGATCAGCGTCACATCGACTGCGATGTTGTCGCCGGGCATGACCATTTCCGTGCCTTCCGGCAGCGTCACTACACCCGTCACGTCGGTCGTGCGGAAGTAGAACTGCGGACGGTAGTTGGTGAAGAATGGCGTATGACGGCCACCTTCATCCTTCGTCAGGATATAGGCTTCTGCCTTGAACTTGGTGTGCGGCTTGACCGAACCTGGCTTGGCAAGGATCTGGCCGCGCTCGACGCCTTCACGGTCAACACCGCGAAGCAAGGCACCGATGTTGTCGCCAGCCTGGCCCTGATCGAGCAGCTTGCGGAACATTTCAACGCCGGTCACCGTCGTCTTCGACGTCGGCTTGATGCCGATGATCTCGACTTCTTCGCCGACCTTGACGATCCCGCGCTCAACGCGGCCCGTCACAACCGTACCACGGCCGGAGATCGAGAACACGTCTTCGATCGGCATCAGGAACGGCAGGTCAACCGGACGCTCTGGCGTCGGAATGTACTTGTCGACTTCCGCCATCAGCGCGCGTACCGCGTCTTCGCCGATTTCCTTGTTGGAGTCTTCCAGCGCAGCCAAAGCCGAACCCTTGACGATCGGAATGTCGTCGCCCGGGAAGTCGTACTTCGACAGAAGCTCGCGTACTTCCAGCTCAACCAGTTCGAGCAGCTCGGCATCGTCAACCTGGTCGACCTTGTTCAGGAACACCACAATCGCCGGAACGCCAACCTGACGGGCCAGAAGAATGTGCTCGCGCGTCTGCGGCATCGGGCCGTCGGCAGCCGACACAACCAGGATCGCGCCGTCCATCTGTGCCGCACCGGTGATCATGTTCTTCACATAGTCGGCGTGGCCGGGGCAATCGACGTGCGCATAGTGGCGCGCCGCCGTCTCATATTCAACGTGCGCCGTCGAGATCGTGATGCCGCGCGCCTTTTCTTCCGGCGCTGCGTCGATCTGATCGTACGCCTTGTACTCTCCAAAATACTTCGTAATCGCTGCCGTCAACGACGTCTTGCCATGGTCAACGTGACCAATCGTGCCAATGTTGACGTGCGGCTTGTTACGTTCAAACTTGCTCTTAGCCATCTGAGCTCTCCGTTATATGTTCGCCTGCTCAGGCTTACTGACAACTGTCACGCGCAACCGGTTGGTTACGCAAACTTCTTCTGAATTTCCTGTGCGACTGCTGTCGGAACAGGTTCGTAGTGATCGAACTGCATGGTGTACTGTGCACGACCCTGGCTCATCGAACGCAGGTTGCTCACATAACCAAACATGTTGGCCAGCGGCACGTTTGCATTGACGACGGTCGCGATACCACGAGCTTCCGTGCCCGAGATCTGCCCACGACGTGAGTTCAGATCGCCGATCACGTCACCGACGTAATCTTCAGGGGTTACAACCTCGACCTTCATGATCGGCTCGAGCAGCTGGGCACCGGCCTTCTGCGCACCTTCGCGGAATGCAGCGCGAGCTGCGATTTCGAAGGCGAGAACCGAGGAGTCCACATCGTGGTAGGCACCGTCGATCAGCGTGGCTTTCACGCCGAGCATCGGGAAGCCTGCGAGCGGACCCGCACCCATGACGCTCAAGATACCCTTCTCAACGCCAGGGATGTATTCCTTCGGAATTGCACCGCCGACGATCTTCGATTCAAAGATGAACTCGTCGCCATCATGCGGCTCGAAGATAACCTTGATACGGGCGAACTGACCCGAACCACCCGACTGCTTCTTGTGCGTGTAATCGATTTCAGCCTTACGGGTGATCGATTCACGGTAGGCAACCTGCGGGTTACCGACATTCGCCTCGACCTTGAACTCGCGGCGCATACGGTCCACGAGAATGTCGAGATGAAGCTCGCCCATGCCGGAAATGATAGTCTGGCCGGATTCTTCGTCCGACTTGACGCGGAAGGAGGGATCTTCAGCAGCAAGACGATTAAGCGCGAGGCCCATCTTTTCCTGGTCAGCCTTGGTCTTCGGCTCGATCGCGATCGAGATAACTGGCTCCGGGAAGACCATACGTTCCAGGATAACCGGCTTCAGCGGATCGCAAAGCGTGTCACCCGTTGTGGTTTCCTTGAGGCCTGCCAAGGCAACGATGTCACCGGCAAACGCTTCTTCGATGTCTTCACGCGAATTGGAATGCATCTGCAGCATGCGGCCGATACGTTCGCGCTTCAGCTTTACCGTGTTATCGAGCGAAATGCCCTTGGTCAGCTTGCCGGAGTAGATGCGGCAGAACGTCAGCGAACCAACGAACGGGTCGTTCATGATCTTGAACGCCAGCATCGACAAAGGCTCTTCGTCGGACGACTTGCGAACTGTTTCTGCATCGGTCTTCGGATCAATACCCTTGATCGCCGGAACATCCACCGGCGAAGGCAAGAATTCGACGACACCATCAAGAAGCGGCTGTACACCCTTGTTCTTGAAAGCAGAACCGCAGAATACCGGATGGAATTCCACGCGGCAGGTGCCGATACGGATCAACTGACGCAGCTTATCATTGTCCGGCATGTTGCCTTCGAGATAGGCTTCTGTCGCAGCTTCGTCGACTTCGACAGCAGTCTCGATCAGCATTTCGCGGAATTCTTCCGCCTTCGCGTGGAGGTCAGCAGGGATCTCTACGACGTCCCACTGCGCACCCAGCTGTTCGTCGCGCCAAACAAGGGCCTTCATCTCGATCAGATCGACGACGCCCTTGAACTCGTTTTCAGCGCCGATCGGCAGCTGCATGACGAGCGCCTTGGCACCAAGACGGGTTTTGACCATGTCGACGCAGCGATAGAAATCGGCGCCGGTCTTGTCCATCTTGTTGACGAAGATCATGCGCGGGACATGATACTTCTCGGCCTGACGCCAGACGGTTTCAGTCTGCGGCTCAACACCGGCATTGGCATCGAGCAGTGCAATCGCACCGTCGAGAACGCGCAGCGAACGCTCTACTTCAATCGTGAAGTCAACGTGGCCCGGGGTGTCGATGATGTTGAAGCGGCGCTTCTTGCCGTCACGGCCGGTCCAGTAGGTGGTGGTCGCAGCGGAAGTGATCGTGATGCCACGCTCCTGCTCCTGCTCCATCCAGTCCATGGTTGCGGCGCCATCATGTACTTCACCGATCTTGTGCGACTTACCGGTGTAATAAAGGATACGCTCGGTGGTCGTGGTCTTGCCGGCGTCGATGTGCGCCATGATACCGAAATTACGGTAGTCTTCGATTTTATATTCGCGGGCCATGATAGGGTGCCTTCAAGAATAGGGTTTCGACGATTACCAGCGGTAATGCGAGAATGCGCGGTTGGCTTCTGCCATGCGATGCGTGTCTTCACGCTTCTTCACAGCCGAGCCACGGTTGTTCGCAGCATCCAGGAGTTCACCGGACAGGCGATCGATCATCGTCGTCTCATTGCGGCCGCGGGCTGCATTGATGAGCCAACGGATAGCAAGAGCCTGACGACGCTCCGGACGAACATCGACCGGAACCTGGTACGTTGCACCACCAACGCGGCGCGAACGTA of Phyllobacterium zundukense contains these proteins:
- the rplV gene encoding 50S ribosomal protein L22; protein product: MGKAKAPRQLKDNEAKAVARTLRISPQKLNLVAALIRGKKVNAALADLEFSRKRIAGTVKKTLESAIANAENNHDLDVDALVVAEAYVGKSVVMKRFHVRGRGRASRIEKPFSHLTIVVREAEEKGEAA
- the rpsQ gene encoding 30S ribosomal protein S17 — protein: MPKRILQGVVVSDKNDKTVVVKVERRYSHPLLQKTVRQSKKYKAHDENNQFKVGDAVSIQESKPISKDKRWVVVTDAPAS
- the fusA gene encoding elongation factor G, which gives rise to MAREYKIEDYRNFGIMAHIDAGKTTTTERILYYTGKSHKIGEVHDGAATMDWMEQEQERGITITSAATTTYWTGRDGKKRRFNIIDTPGHVDFTIEVERSLRVLDGAIALLDANAGVEPQTETVWRQAEKYHVPRMIFVNKMDKTGADFYRCVDMVKTRLGAKALVMQLPIGAENEFKGVVDLIEMKALVWRDEQLGAQWDVVEIPADLHAKAEEFREMLIETAVEVDEAATEAYLEGNMPDNDKLRQLIRIGTCRVEFHPVFCGSAFKNKGVQPLLDGVVEFLPSPVDVPAIKGIDPKTDAETVRKSSDEEPLSMLAFKIMNDPFVGSLTFCRIYSGKLTKGISLDNTVKLKRERIGRMLQMHSNSREDIEEAFAGDIVALAGLKETTTGDTLCDPLKPVILERMVFPEPVISIAIEPKTKADQEKMGLALNRLAAEDPSFRVKSDEESGQTIISGMGELHLDILVDRMRREFKVEANVGNPQVAYRESITRKAEIDYTHKKQSGGSGQFARIKVIFEPHDGDEFIFESKIVGGAIPKEYIPGVEKGILSVMGAGPLAGFPMLGVKATLIDGAYHDVDSSVLAFEIAARAAFREGAQKAGAQLLEPIMKVEVVTPEDYVGDVIGDLNSRRGQISGTEARGIATVVNANVPLANMFGYVSNLRSMSQGRAQYTMQFDHYEPVPTAVAQEIQKKFA
- the rplN gene encoding 50S ribosomal protein L14: MIQMQTNLDVADNSGARRVMCIKVLGGSKRKYASVGDIIVVSIKEAIPRGRVKKGDVMKAVVVRTAKDIRRADGSVIRFDKNAAVLIDNKKEPIGTRIFGPVPRELRAKSHMKIISLAPEVL
- the rpsG gene encoding 30S ribosomal protein S7, which codes for MSRRHSAEKREINPDPKFGDLVLTKFMNAVMHHGKKSIAERIVYGALESVESKSKQEPVALFHQALDNVAPHVEVRSRRVGGATYQVPVDVRPERRQALAIRWLINAARGRNETTMIDRLSGELLDAANNRGSAVKKREDTHRMAEANRAFSHYRW
- the rplB gene encoding 50S ribosomal protein L2, which codes for MALKKYNPTTPSQRQLVIVDRSELYKGKPVKALTEGLSSKGGRNNSGRVTARYQGGGHKRTYRFVDFKRRKHDVAAKVERLEYDPNRTAFIALIRYEDGELSYILAPQRLAVGDSVIAGAQTDVKPGNAMPLSSIPVGTIIHNVEMKPGKGGQIARSAGTYAQLVGRDQGMAILRLNSGEQRLVHGSCFATVGAVSNPDHGNISLGKAGRSRWLGKRPHVRGVAMNPVDHPHGGGEGRTSGGRHPVSPWGKPTKGKKTRSNKSTDKFIARSRHQRKK
- the rplX gene encoding 50S ribosomal protein L24; the encoded protein is MQKIRKGDRVVVLAGKDKGRTGEVIKVLPKDEQALVRGINVVKRHQKQTQNQEAGIISKEAPLHLSNIAIADKDGKPTRVGFKVLEDGKKVRVAKRSGDLIDG
- the rplC gene encoding 50S ribosomal protein L3, with amino-acid sequence MRSGVIAQKLGMTRVYNDAGEHVPVTVLRMENCQVVAQRTVEKNGYTAVQLGVGLAKVKNTTKSLRGHFATASVEPKAKVAEFRVSADNLLDVGVEITAEHYVAGQKVDVTGTSIGKGFAGSMKRHNFGGHRATHGNSVTHRAHGSTGQRQDPGKVFKGKKMAGHMGQTRVTTQNIEVVSTDLDRGLILVRGAVPGSKGAWILVRDAVKVALPDNAPKPAGLRQAANGTAAVSDAEVAQTTEGAE
- a CDS encoding 50S ribosomal protein L23 — its product is MTDLRHYDVIVSPVITEKSTLVSENNQVVFNVARKATKPEIKAAVEALFRVKVTAVNTAVRKGKVKRFRGIVGRQSDVKKAVVTLAEGQSIDVSTGL
- the rplD gene encoding 50S ribosomal protein L4: MDLSITTLEGVDAGKVKLSEEIFGLEPRDDILQRMVRYQLARKQQGTHKAKGRSEIARTGAKMYKQKGTGRARHHSARAPQFRGGGKAHGPVVHSHDHALPKKVRALALRHALSAKVKASDLIIVDDLLSAEAKTKVLVSQFAKLGLENALLIGGAEIDANFRRAASNIPNIDVLPIQGINVYDILRRGKLVLSKAAVEALEERFK
- the rpsJ gene encoding 30S ribosomal protein S10 encodes the protein MNGQNIRIRLKAFDHRILDDSTREIVSTAKRTGANVRGPIPLPTRIEKFTVNRSPHIDKKSREQFEMRTHKRLLDIVDPTPQTVDALMKLDLSAGVDVEIKL
- the rpsC gene encoding 30S ribosomal protein S3 — translated: MGQKINPIGFRLGINRTWDSRWYANTGEYGKLLHEDLKIRKYLMDELKQAAISKVVIERPHKKCRVTIHAARPGLIIGKKGADIEKLRRKLSEMTNADAALNIVEVRKPETDAVLVAQSIAQQLERRVAFRRAMKRAVQSAMRLGAEGIRINCSGRLGGAEIARMEWYREGRVPLHTLRADIDYGTAEAHTAYGICGVKVWVFKGEILEHDPMASERRAVEGDASHQGSGRRRENA
- the rplE gene encoding 50S ribosomal protein L5, coding for MADAKIEPRLKKQYFEVVRKALLEEFKYDNEMQIPRITKVVLNMGVGEATADSKKPTVAAEDLALIAGQKPVITRARNSIATFKVRENMPIGTKVTLRKERMYEFIDRLITIALPRVRDFRGLNPKSFDGRGNFAMGIKEHIVFPEINYDKVDQIWGMDIIVCTTAKTDDEARALLRAFNFPFRQ
- the tuf gene encoding elongation factor Tu; the encoded protein is MAKSKFERNKPHVNIGTIGHVDHGKTSLTAAITKYFGEYKAYDQIDAAPEEKARGITISTAHVEYETAARHYAHVDCPGHADYVKNMITGAAQMDGAILVVSAADGPMPQTREHILLARQVGVPAIVVFLNKVDQVDDAELLELVELEVRELLSKYDFPGDDIPIVKGSALAALEDSNKEIGEDAVRALMAEVDKYIPTPERPVDLPFLMPIEDVFSISGRGTVVTGRVERGIVKVGEEVEIIGIKPTSKTTVTGVEMFRKLLDQGQAGDNIGALLRGVDREGVERGQILAKPGSVKPHTKFKAEAYILTKDEGGRHTPFFTNYRPQFYFRTTDVTGVVTLPEGTEMVMPGDNIAVDVTLIVPIAMEEKLRFAIREGGRTVGAGIVSSIIE
- the rpmC gene encoding 50S ribosomal protein L29, translated to MKSADVRAMSLDQLNEELGSLKKEQFNLRFQKATGQLEKTARVRQIRRDIARIKTVARQKAVESKA
- the rplP gene encoding 50S ribosomal protein L16, whose amino-acid sequence is MLQPKRTKFRKQFKGRIHGASKGGTDLNFGAFGLKALEPNRVTAREIEAARRAITRHMKRAGRVWIRIFPDVPVTSKPTEVRMGKGKGSVDYWASRVAPGRVMFELDGVSEEIAREALRLGAAKLSVKTRFIQRIAE
- the rpsS gene encoding 30S ribosomal protein S19, giving the protein MARSVWKGPFIDGYLLKKAEKVREGGRSEVIKIWSRRSTILPQFVGLTFGVYNGNKHVPVSVNEEMIGHKFGEFAPTRTYYGHGADKKAKRK